A region of the Candidatus Bathyarchaeota archaeon genome:
GGTTTGCGGGTGGAAGAATCCATAAGGGCGAATCTTTCGAAGATGCCCTTCATAGGGAAGTGAAGGAGGAAACCGGGCTTGAAATCGAGTCTCTTCAATTAATAAACGTGTATTCAAGAGTTTTTTCAGAGCGGCATGATATTACGATACTTTATTTATGCAAATGTAAGGGAAAAGTTGTCCTTGACAATGAGCACTTGGAATACATGCTGTTAAAGGAACCGCCTGCAGATTTGCACCCTTACCTTCAAGAAGTGATTATTGACTGCGCAGAGAATTTGAAGGGCTTTATAGAATGCAAAGAATGAAAATCCTTATGGTTGGTCCGTTCCCACCTACGGTAGGTGGCATTACTTCGTGCATGTTAAATATAATGAATTCTTTGAAGGAGAGTTATTATTTTTTGCCTTTTACAACGGGCAGACCGACAGTTGGAATGAGAAAAGACGCAACAGATTACTCAATTATTTTGAAAATGAAGCCTGCTTTTCTATTTAAATCAGCTATGGTGACTTTTTATCATGTTTTTAGCTATCCTTTCACCTTATTAACAGAATCGCCTTCAATCGTGCATATAAATGCGACAGATTACCTTAACTTTTTTGAGAATTCTGTCTATTTGTTCGTAGCAAAGATGCTTAGAAAAAAATCTATTATGCACATCCACGCTACCTATTTTGAAGCTTTTTATGATGGCAGCAATGCCATTTTTAAAGCAGTAATTAGAAAAACCTTGAATGCGGCTGATAGACTGATTGTTTTATCCCCGAACACTCAGGCTTTCTTTACGAAGATAGCCCCGTCAAGTAAGATTTCAGTGATACCTAACACGGCAGAAATTCCTGCTAAACTGGTTAATGAAAAATTTAGCGAACGAGATGCTAAAGTACGCGTCCTTTTTCTTGGAAGTGAAGAAGCAAAAAGAAAGGGTTTTTTTGATGTTATAAAAGCTATACCCATTGTACTTGAAAAGTCTAAAGTGCCGGTTGTTTTCCTCTTTGCAGGAATATATGACAGTGATAAACTGCGTGCCATAAACGAAACCAAAGCACAATGCAAGTGTGTTGAATGCTTGGGTTACCTTGATAATAGCGAAATGTTGCTGGTTCGCCAGAGTTCCGACATCTATACGCTGCCAAGTTATGCAGAAGGTTTACCTTGTGCTTTGCTTGAGGCAATGGCTGCAGGGTTGCCTGTTGTCACCACTACTGTAGGGTCGATTCCGGAAGTTGTCGAGGACAATATTAATGGGTTCTTAATTGAACCCGGTGATGTTACTTTATTAGCTGAAAAGATTGTTGTTTTAGCAAATGATTCTGCACTTAGACAAATCATCGGCGTCAGAAATATCGATAAGATTAAAAAACTTTTTTCACCTGAAAGTATTATGCGAGAATTAAACGAGGTTTATCGGGATTTATAAACTTTCAGAGGGCTGAATTGAATGCGAGGCACCAACTTCGAATAGGAGTGGGCGAGTTTAAGGCAGGTTAACTTGAAAAGGACATTATAAACGAGGTATTAAATTACGGGCAGATTTCTAAAGGCAGGATGGTTAAGGATTTTTAAAATCATTTTTCCGAATATGTCGGGGTAAACTACAGTTGCTAAATTCTGGGACATCCGCTTTGATTGCTGGGTTAAAAGCCATAAAGCACAAGTTTGAATAAAAGCCAAAGCCAGAACAATATGGTTTTAACGTTATCCACCTGTTGCTTGCAATCCTCTACGGTCCACATGATAACTTTGAACCCGAAGACTCCCATGTGATTCCTGGGTTAATTACAAAGGTGGTATGGGCCCACGCAAAAGGTGATTCGCCGGTAGAAGTTTGGGGTTCAGTAAGGCTTCCCGCGAATTCTCTTTGTGGATGACGCAAGCGAAGCCATAATATTGGCTGCCGAGAAGTACAAAAACTCTGAACCGGTAAACATCGGTACCGGCAGCGAAATAACCATTAAAGATTTGGTCAATTTGGTTGCTGAGTTGACGGGGTTTAAAGGCGAAATCATCTGGAACAAAGATACGCCTGGCGGGCAACCGAAAAGACATTTGGATACAGTAAGGCGCTGAAGGATTTTGGTTTTCAAGCTAAAACTGGTCTTTTTGATGGTTTGCAAAAGACTATTCTGTGGTACAATCAGAATAGACGCAAACAAGGTTGTAGGTGTTAACTCGGCGTATGCCAGTAAAATATAATTTGGCACTGTAGTAAACAATCATCGTAGCATCATTTTTTCAAGCATCAGCTGTAATATTCTGTGGATTTAATTATCCCTGTTACCTTGGAGCAATTGCATGTTAAAAGACAAAATCACTCTGCGCTCTCTCTCCTGGATACTATTCGTCTTTGCGATAGCGTATCTAATTATTAGCGCCTTGATGATGCGCAGAGACTACCAGGACAGTTGGGTCCTTGAAGGCATCGAAATTCCCTTCATACTGTTCCTGCTAACGTTCTGCTTAGTCTTCTTCACCGAGAAAAAAATAACTCACATTCTATGCATTGCTGTTGCCAGCAGAATCATTTTTTCTCTGGTTCCAGCTTTAAAATACATGTGGTTCCCAGGCGGCTACATCGACCAGCAACAACAATTCAACTTAGCTTCAACCGTAATTTGGACCGGTCACATCGCCTCCTCATCCGACATATCCTTCCAATACTACATTAGTGCGCCCTTAGAGCACATACTTTTTTCAGCTACTTCGATTTTTCCAAACATCCAGCTAGCAACGGTGCTGCAATTCCTTCCAGTCTTACTTGGAGCCCTCTATCCCCTATTGACCTATGCAATTGTTAGGAACATAGGTTTGGCTAGAAATAATACATACACAAAATTCGTGATATTTGTCTCCTCTGTTCCTCTAGCGCTCTATAGCTATTTTGTTACCGGTACATTGCTCGGGATGTTACTTTCCCTGATTATTTTGTATCTCTTGGTTTCAATAATTACCAAAAAAGATCGTCGGTATTGGATGTTGTGTATTTTTTTTGTGTTAGGGTTGGCAATCGCTCACACGATTTCCTCTGTTTTTCTTGCGGTATTTCTTGTCGTAATTGCTGCTCTACAGAAAATGCCTGTATTGCAGAGAATACGGCTAATAAAGTCAAAAGGAGTGCTGTTGCCTGCTGCTTTATCGATAGCAATAATTGGTCTAACTTGGCTTATGTATAACGCTTCCGCCACTCTAAATCAGATGTCAATTTATTTTTTTTCAGTTTTTTACGGTGGATCAGGCCCAAAAGCCGAAGCGGTGCCCTCCGTCTTATTTTCTTTAGCAAGTGCTGACCCTTTGGCCGCTTTTACAACAGTCATGGTGTATTATGGGGCTGAGCTTTTTGCTCTATTACTGGCAGCTTCGGGGATTTTTGTCATAATTTTCAAAAAACAGAAGTTGACTGGGGTTGATCATTTTCTTTTAATTTTTTTTGGTCTTTCAATATTTGGTTCTTTAATAGGATTAGCGCTTGGTCTGGGTGCCGCTCGTTTCCTGACTTTTGCAAATATATTAGCTCCTTTCTTTGTTGGTTACGCATTATACTATTTTAGTAAAAAATTAAGATGGGTACTACCTTTGCTTGTTGTAGGCTTGCTTTTTTTTTCAACCATAGAGGTTTACTGTGCTGAACCTCTTATTCCACAAGCTAACATATTGTATCCGGAATTACCTGATGATGTTCCTATTGCTAACGTATTTACTTATAACTCAATTTATCAAAGAACGCTGACTGGATTCCTCACAAGTTATGCATCTTATGGCATTATAGCCTCAGATTTAGTTACGAGAAATCAAATAGTTGGCTTAGCTAATGAGAGTTATGTCCGCGAACATATGCCTGTTTATTATTACCCTCTAGGCGGTGAACCATTGCAGAGTTACAATATATTTGTAACTCATCTTCCTGGAAAAGCTGGAGTTTTTGCTGAACCTGCACAATTTAGGTCTCCTTCCGAAATAGCAAAAACTGTTCAGGGTGATAGTGTCGTATATAACAATGGCGAATCTTATGTTTTGTTTAATCAGCCTTGATATTTAATTTTGTTATAATTCAAATGTCGCATATTATCGGTGAAAAAAATTGATATCTATGTATGATGTGAAGAGAACAAAACAAGTGGCCAGTCTTATTCCAAAAAGTTCTTCAACCAAACTTGCTCTTGATATAGGTTGCAATACCGGTATAATGGCTGAGGCTATTGAAAGTAGCGGGTATACATACATAGGCTTGGATATCTCCAAAGATG
Encoded here:
- a CDS encoding NUDIX domain-containing protein translates to MISKRKCGFIPEPLFSQIVDWMPIASVEAVTVLDGSLLFLKRKNPPAAGLWWFAGGRIHKGESFEDALHREVKEETGLEIESLQLINVYSRVFSERHDITILYLCKCKGKVVLDNEHLEYMLLKEPPADLHPYLQEVIIDCAENLKGFIECKE
- a CDS encoding glycosyltransferase family 4 protein; this encodes MQRMKILMVGPFPPTVGGITSCMLNIMNSLKESYYFLPFTTGRPTVGMRKDATDYSIILKMKPAFLFKSAMVTFYHVFSYPFTLLTESPSIVHINATDYLNFFENSVYLFVAKMLRKKSIMHIHATYFEAFYDGSNAIFKAVIRKTLNAADRLIVLSPNTQAFFTKIAPSSKISVIPNTAEIPAKLVNEKFSERDAKVRVLFLGSEEAKRKGFFDVIKAIPIVLEKSKVPVVFLFAGIYDSDKLRAINETKAQCKCVECLGYLDNSEMLLVRQSSDIYTLPSYAEGLPCALLEAMAAGLPVVTTTVGSIPEVVEDNINGFLIEPGDVTLLAEKIVVLANDSALRQIIGVRNIDKIKKLFSPESIMRELNEVYRDL